CAAGCTCCGGTATTTCAGCCATTGCTTATTCCAACCTGGTAAAATACCTTGGAAAAGATTTCAAAGTGAAGATTTACGATATCGTACAGCAACTGGCCCAGCCCGATGATGAAATACTCGGGCTTTTCGGGGTTGATGTACTGGATATCGGAAGGATGTTCAACGAAAAGGAAGAACACTGGCATCCCACGGTACTCGCTGACGGTACAAAAGCTTATTATCCCAAATGGTTTAATCCGGAAAAGGATGCCAACGGAGACTGGATTGCCAGGGCAGGGACGGGAAAGGCTATTGCCAAAATGCCAGAAGACTCGACTTTTTTTGACCAGACCTATTTCCCCTGGGTTGACGGCTATCCCCCAAACGCGGAAGGCCTGGATGAGGCCATGGCCCATGTTCCGTGGGCCGCATTTGTCCACAGCCCGTGGGATAATGCTGATATGCCTGGATTTTGGCAGGAACTGAGAAGGAGAACGCTTGAGTTGAGACAAACTACAGATAAGGCCTTGATGGTGGTTGCCGGCGGCAACTTGTTCGAATGGGGAAATTTTATCCGTAGGATGGACAATTTTCTGATGGATCTCTACCTTGAGCCGGACAATGTTGAAGCCCTTCTCGATGGATTGATGGAACGCCATCTTCAAATGCTATCAAAGATAAGCGAATACGTGGGAGACATTGTGGATATCATACGGGTTGGCGATGACCTCGGAGCCATGAATGGCCCTCTGATGGACCCCGAAATTTACCGACGTTTCTTCAAGCCAAGACACAAACAATTGTGCGATTATGTAAAACAGCACAGCAACATGTATACCTTTTTGCATTCGTGCGGTTCAATCTATCAGTTGATTCCTGATCTGATAGAGGCCGGCTTTGATATTTTAAATCCTGTACAGACCCAAACCAGGGATAT
Above is a genomic segment from Bacteroidales bacterium containing:
- a CDS encoding methyltransferase; amino-acid sequence: MNSRYRVMSAVAHKEPDKVPVDLGSNPSSGISAIAYSNLVKYLGKDFKVKIYDIVQQLAQPDDEILGLFGVDVLDIGRMFNEKEEHWHPTVLADGTKAYYPKWFNPEKDANGDWIARAGTGKAIAKMPEDSTFFDQTYFPWVDGYPPNAEGLDEAMAHVPWAAFVHSPWDNADMPGFWQELRRRTLELRQTTDKALMVVAGGNLFEWGNFIRRMDNFLMDLYLEPDNVEALLDGLMERHLQMLSKISEYVGDIVDIIRVGDDLGAMNGPLMDPEIYRRFFKPRHKQLCDYVKQHSNMYTFLHSCGSIYQLIPDLIEAGFDILNPVQTQTRDMEPQKLKNEFGRDITFWGGGVETAGTLNKGTPGQVRDEVLQRLEIFSKEGGFVFNTIHNILPEVPPENIIAMFNAIKEFNGDKPINFT